From Streptomyces sp. HUAS MG91, the proteins below share one genomic window:
- a CDS encoding universal stress protein, with the protein MAGHELPEPEGRKRQVADPTTTPRAAEEPRHACDPAFKHGVVVGFDGSTSSERALAYAIGMAHRSGSGLIIVHVANRLPTTVWAGCEPPVFVDVPDHRTEVLGLELACADYLSEVPWILVERGGDICHELEEVGREYSADAIVVGSTHGLVGRIFGSVAGRLARRAQRPVVVIP; encoded by the coding sequence CTTCCCGAACCCGAAGGCCGCAAACGGCAGGTCGCCGATCCGACGACGACCCCCCGAGCCGCCGAAGAGCCCCGTCACGCCTGTGACCCCGCGTTCAAGCACGGCGTCGTCGTCGGCTTCGACGGCTCGACGTCGAGCGAGCGGGCCCTGGCGTACGCGATCGGCATGGCGCACCGCTCGGGTTCCGGGCTGATCATCGTGCATGTCGCCAACCGGCTGCCCACCACGGTGTGGGCCGGCTGTGAGCCGCCCGTCTTCGTGGACGTGCCCGACCACCGCACCGAGGTGCTCGGCCTGGAGCTCGCCTGCGCGGACTATCTCTCCGAGGTGCCGTGGATCCTCGTCGAGCGCGGTGGCGACATCTGCCACGAGCTGGAGGAGGTCGGCCGGGAGTACTCCGCCGACGCCATCGTCGTGGGCTCGACCCACGGTCTCGTCGGGCGGATCTTCGGCTCCGTCGCGGGGCGGCTCGCGCGGCGCGCGCAGCGGCCCGTCGTTGTCATTCCGTGA